One Bradyrhizobium sp. CCGB12 genomic window carries:
- a CDS encoding protein-glutamate O-methyltransferase CheR: protein MTPTEYEYLRKFLKDNSGLDLSADKQYLIESRLLPLARKAGLSGIGELVQKLQGGSRTLITDVVEAMTTNETFFFRDKVPFDHFRDTIMPEIIKARAGRRSVRIWCAAGSTGQEPYSLAMCLKEMGAALTGWRVEIIATDLSQEVLEKAKAGVYSQFEVQRGLPIQMLVKYFKQTGETWQINPELRAMIQHRQLNLLHDFAQLGAFDVIFCRNVLIYFDQDTKINIFNRLARQIEPDGFLVLGAAETVVGLTDTFRPIPERRGLYKPNDPRAAATKPVLAGAAPRMAVMAGR from the coding sequence GTGACCCCGACCGAGTATGAGTATCTGCGCAAGTTCCTGAAGGACAATTCCGGGCTCGACCTGTCCGCAGACAAGCAATATCTGATCGAAAGTCGCCTGCTGCCGCTCGCCCGCAAGGCCGGGCTCTCCGGTATCGGAGAGCTCGTGCAGAAGCTGCAGGGCGGCTCGCGCACGCTGATCACCGACGTGGTCGAAGCCATGACCACCAACGAGACCTTCTTCTTCCGCGACAAGGTCCCGTTCGATCATTTCCGCGATACCATCATGCCCGAGATCATCAAGGCGCGCGCCGGACGTCGCAGCGTGCGCATCTGGTGCGCCGCCGGCTCGACCGGGCAGGAGCCCTATTCGCTCGCGATGTGCCTGAAGGAGATGGGCGCCGCTCTCACCGGCTGGCGCGTCGAGATCATCGCCACCGACCTGTCGCAGGAGGTGCTGGAGAAGGCCAAGGCCGGCGTCTACAGCCAGTTCGAGGTGCAGCGCGGCCTGCCGATCCAGATGCTGGTCAAATATTTCAAGCAGACCGGCGAGACCTGGCAGATCAATCCCGAATTGCGCGCGATGATCCAGCACCGCCAGCTCAACCTGCTGCACGATTTCGCTCAGCTCGGCGCCTTCGACGTCATCTTCTGCCGCAACGTGCTGATCTATTTCGATCAGGACACCAAGATCAACATCTTCAACCGCCTGGCGCGCCAGATCGAGCCCGATGGCTTCCTGGTGCTGGGCGCTGCCGAAACCGTGGTCGGACTGACCGACACGTTCAGGCCGATTCCGGAGCGGCGCGGCCTCTACAAGCCGAACGACCCGCGTGCCGCGGCCACCAAGCCGGTTCTGGCCGGCGCGGCGCCGCGCATGGCGGTCATGGCAGGACGCTAG
- a CDS encoding chemotaxis protein CheW, giving the protein MSKKTQVGEGAMVEYVTAMIGGQLFGLPISRVQDVFMPERVTRVPLSSREIAGVLNLRGRIVTVVDMRARLGLPKAEDGKVPMAVGVDLRGESYGLLIDQIGEVLRLPEDGKEDNPVNLDPRMAKLAGGVHRLDGQLMVVLDVDRVLELETKVQMAA; this is encoded by the coding sequence ATGAGCAAAAAGACGCAAGTGGGCGAAGGCGCCATGGTCGAATACGTCACCGCGATGATCGGCGGCCAGCTGTTCGGCCTGCCGATCTCCCGCGTCCAGGACGTGTTCATGCCCGAGCGCGTTACCCGCGTGCCCTTGTCCTCGCGCGAGATCGCGGGCGTGCTGAACCTGCGCGGCCGTATCGTCACCGTGGTCGACATGCGCGCCCGGCTCGGCCTGCCCAAGGCCGAGGACGGCAAGGTGCCGATGGCGGTCGGCGTCGACCTGCGCGGCGAATCCTACGGCCTCTTGATCGACCAGATCGGCGAGGTGCTGCGCCTGCCCGAGGACGGCAAGGAAGACAACCCCGTCAACCTCGACCCCCGCATGGCCAAGCTCGCCGGCGGCGTCCACCGTCTCGACGGACAGCTCATGGTCGTCCTCGACGTCGATCGCGTCCTCGAGCTCGAAACCAAAGTGCAAATGGCTGCGTGA
- a CDS encoding hybrid sensor histidine kinase/response regulator — protein sequence MDDLLREFLTETSESLDTVDNQLVKFEQEPNNAKILDNIFRLVHTIKGTCGFLGLPRLEALAHAGETLMGKFRDGMPVTGQAVTVILSSIDRIKEILAGLEATEAEPEGNDRDLIDKLEAMVEQGMAAMAAGSAAAPVAEAPPLVPEAPAAAPAKDMTTGTLIEQTLERPLRPGEVSLDELERAFRETAIEAPAPAPVAKAEPAPEAPAAKEAAKPAREKAAPKKSMADEASGEGDRIANQSIRVNVDTLEHLMTMVSELVLTRNQLLEISRRNEDTEFKVPLQRLSNVTAELQEGVMKTRMQPIGNAWQKLPRIVRDLSSELGKQIELEMHGADTELDRQVLDLIKDPLTHMVRNSADHGLETPAERLASGKGEQGTIRLSAYHEGGHIIICIADNGRGLNTEKIKAKAISSGLVTEAELEKMSEAQIHKFIFAPGFSTAAAITSVSGRGVGMDVVRTNIDQIGGTIDIKSVAGEGSSVTIKIPLTLAIVSALIVEAAGDRFAIPQLSVVELVRARANSEHRIERIKDTAVLRLRNKLLPLIHLKKLLKIDDGAASDPENGFIVVTQVGSQTFGIVVDGVFHTEEIVVKPMSTKLRHIDMFSGNTILGDGAVIMIIDPNGIAKALGAAGSSAHDMGDENGAHHIGAGEQTTSLLVFRAGSSQPKAVPLGLVTRLEELPADKIEFSNGRYMVQYREQLMPLVAMESVTIASQGAQPILVFADDGRSMGLVVDEIIDIVEERLNIEVGGSSQGILGSAVIKGQATEVIDVGHFLPMAFADWFTRKEMKPSMHSQSVLLVDDSAFFRNMLAPVLKAAGYRVRTAPTAQEGLAALRAQSFDVVLTDIEMPDMNGFEFAEVIRSDNNLGAMPIIGLSALVSPAAIERGRQAGFHDYVAKFDRPGLIAALKEQTAGAAGASELSRAAA from the coding sequence ATGGATGATCTGTTGCGAGAGTTTTTGACGGAGACCAGCGAGAGCCTGGACACCGTCGACAATCAGCTGGTGAAGTTCGAGCAGGAGCCGAACAACGCCAAGATCCTGGATAACATCTTCCGCCTCGTCCACACCATCAAGGGTACCTGCGGCTTCCTCGGCCTGCCCCGACTGGAAGCGCTGGCGCATGCCGGCGAGACCTTGATGGGCAAATTCCGTGACGGCATGCCGGTGACGGGGCAGGCGGTGACGGTGATTCTGTCCTCGATCGACCGCATCAAGGAGATTCTGGCCGGCCTCGAGGCGACCGAAGCCGAGCCTGAAGGCAACGACCGCGATCTCATCGACAAGCTGGAAGCGATGGTCGAGCAGGGCATGGCGGCAATGGCGGCTGGAAGTGCCGCTGCTCCCGTTGCAGAAGCCCCGCCGCTCGTGCCGGAAGCCCCGGCCGCTGCGCCGGCAAAAGATATGACCACGGGCACGCTGATCGAGCAGACCCTGGAGCGTCCCTTGCGTCCGGGCGAGGTCTCGCTCGACGAGCTCGAGCGCGCCTTCCGCGAGACCGCGATCGAAGCGCCGGCCCCGGCCCCCGTTGCCAAAGCCGAGCCCGCGCCTGAAGCTCCGGCCGCCAAGGAAGCTGCAAAACCCGCCAGGGAAAAGGCCGCGCCGAAGAAGTCGATGGCCGACGAGGCCTCCGGCGAGGGCGACCGCATCGCCAACCAGTCGATCCGCGTCAACGTGGATACGCTGGAGCATCTGATGACCATGGTCTCCGAGCTGGTCTTGACCCGCAACCAGCTTTTGGAGATCTCCCGCCGCAACGAGGACACCGAGTTCAAGGTGCCGCTGCAGCGCCTGTCCAACGTCACCGCCGAGCTGCAGGAGGGCGTCATGAAGACGCGCATGCAGCCGATCGGCAATGCCTGGCAGAAGCTGCCCCGCATCGTCCGGGATCTGTCGAGCGAACTCGGCAAGCAGATCGAGCTGGAGATGCACGGCGCCGACACCGAGCTCGACCGCCAGGTGCTCGACCTGATCAAGGACCCGCTCACCCACATGGTGCGCAACTCCGCCGATCATGGCCTGGAGACCCCCGCCGAGCGCCTCGCCTCCGGCAAGGGCGAGCAGGGCACCATTCGCCTGTCCGCCTATCACGAGGGCGGCCACATCATCATCTGCATCGCCGACAACGGCAGAGGCCTCAACACCGAGAAGATCAAGGCCAAGGCCATCTCTAGCGGTCTCGTCACCGAGGCCGAGCTGGAGAAGATGAGCGAAGCCCAGATCCACAAGTTCATCTTCGCGCCGGGCTTCTCGACCGCGGCCGCCATCACCTCGGTCTCCGGCCGCGGCGTCGGCATGGACGTGGTCCGCACCAATATCGACCAGATCGGCGGCACCATCGACATCAAGAGCGTGGCCGGCGAGGGCTCGTCCGTCACCATCAAGATCCCGCTGACCCTGGCCATCGTCTCGGCCCTGATCGTCGAAGCCGCCGGCGACCGCTTTGCCATCCCGCAGCTCTCGGTGGTCGAGCTGGTGCGCGCCCGCGCCAATTCCGAGCACCGCATCGAGCGCATCAAGGACACCGCGGTCCTCAGGTTGCGCAACAAGCTCTTGCCGCTGATCCATCTGAAGAAGCTCCTGAAGATCGACGACGGCGCCGCGTCCGATCCCGAGAACGGTTTTATCGTGGTGACGCAAGTCGGCAGCCAGACCTTTGGCATCGTCGTCGACGGCGTGTTCCACACCGAAGAAATCGTCGTGAAGCCGATGTCGACAAAGCTGCGTCACATCGACATGTTCTCCGGCAACACCATTTTGGGCGATGGCGCGGTCATCATGATCATCGACCCCAACGGCATTGCCAAGGCGCTCGGCGCCGCCGGCTCCTCGGCCCATGACATGGGCGACGAGAACGGGGCGCATCATATCGGCGCGGGCGAGCAGACCACTTCGCTTCTCGTCTTCCGCGCCGGCTCGTCGCAGCCCAAGGCGGTTCCGCTCGGGCTTGTCACGCGCCTCGAAGAGCTCCCCGCCGACAAGATCGAGTTCAGTAACGGCCGCTACATGGTGCAGTACCGCGAGCAGCTGATGCCGCTGGTCGCCATGGAGAGCGTCACCATTGCGAGCCAGGGCGCCCAGCCGATCCTGGTGTTCGCCGATGACGGCCGCTCCATGGGCCTCGTCGTCGACGAGATCATCGACATCGTCGAGGAGCGGCTCAACATCGAGGTCGGCGGCTCCAGCCAGGGCATTTTGGGCTCGGCCGTGATCAAGGGCCAGGCCACCGAGGTGATCGACGTCGGCCACTTCCTCCCCATGGCGTTCGCCGACTGGTTCACCCGCAAGGAGATGAAGCCGTCGATGCACTCGCAGTCGGTGCTGCTGGTCGACGACAGCGCGTTCTTCCGCAACATGCTGGCGCCGGTGCTGAAAGCGGCCGGCTACCGCGTCCGCACCGCGCCGACCGCGCAGGAGGGCCTCGCCGCGCTGCGCGCGCAGAGCTTCGACGTGGTGCTGACCGACATCGAGATGCCCGACATGAACGGGTTCGAGTTCGCGGAAGTGATCCGCTCCGACAACAATCTGGGCGCGATGCCGATCATCGGCCTGTCCGCCCTGGTGTCGCCGGCGGCGATCGAGCGCGGCCGTCAGGCCGGCTTCCACGACTACGTCGCCAAGTTCGACCGTCCCGGTCTGATCGCGGCGCTGAAGGAGCAGACCGCGGGTGCCGCCGGCGCCTCCGAGCTGAGCCGCGCGGCAGCCTAG
- a CDS encoding Hpt domain-containing protein — protein MFEVTVAPARDPNAYAALVREIGEDGACEVRAVFWSETCARLQLFRTLPREQHHARIVREAHSLKSAAGTFGYVRLAALALRLETSTERLGEAEFHDLLDLMDAAYAAARAQESRD, from the coding sequence ATGTTTGAAGTGACCGTCGCACCCGCGCGCGACCCGAACGCTTACGCGGCGCTGGTGCGCGAGATCGGCGAGGACGGGGCCTGCGAGGTCCGCGCCGTGTTCTGGAGCGAGACCTGCGCGCGCCTGCAATTGTTCCGCACGCTTCCGCGCGAGCAGCACCACGCCAGGATCGTGCGCGAGGCGCATTCGCTGAAGAGCGCGGCCGGCACGTTCGGCTATGTCAGGCTCGCAGCGCTGGCGCTGCGGCTGGAGACGTCCACGGAGCGGCTCGGCGAGGCCGAATTCCATGATCTCCTGGACCTGATGGATGCCGCCTACGCCGCCGCGCGCGCGCAGGAGTCGCGAGACTAG
- a CDS encoding response regulator: protein MKTCLVVDDSSVVRKIARRILEGLEFEVTEAEDGSKALEICQRKLPDAVLLDWNMPVMDGFEFMGHMRRLPGGDQPKVVFCTTENNVAHIAQALSGGANEYIMKPFDKDIIADKFAEVGLIPVGQAMV from the coding sequence ATGAAAACGTGTTTGGTGGTCGATGATTCCAGCGTCGTGCGCAAGATCGCGCGTCGGATCCTCGAAGGCCTCGAGTTCGAGGTCACCGAGGCCGAGGACGGGTCCAAGGCGCTAGAAATCTGTCAGCGCAAGCTGCCCGATGCGGTGCTGCTCGACTGGAACATGCCCGTGATGGACGGCTTCGAGTTCATGGGCCACATGCGCCGCCTGCCCGGCGGCGACCAGCCCAAGGTCGTGTTCTGCACCACAGAGAACAATGTGGCTCATATCGCCCAGGCGCTCAGCGGCGGCGCCAACGAGTACATCATGAAGCCCTTCGACAAGGACATCATCGCCGACAAATTCGCTGAGGTTGGTTTGATCCCGGTCGGACAAGCCATGGTCTGA
- a CDS encoding response regulator: MRHILVVDDDPMVCMAIEIYLQRNHFRVTIAEGGEAGLRALKHEQFDLMIIDIFMPHMRGFESIRVFHERAPAVPLIAMSGYAFANLNSPAPDFLRMALELGAARCLRKPFTPLALLAAINDCLAEHRPDAAMTSPARLG, translated from the coding sequence TTGCGTCATATCCTCGTTGTCGACGACGACCCGATGGTGTGCATGGCCATCGAGATCTATCTCCAGCGCAACCATTTTCGAGTGACGATCGCCGAGGGAGGCGAAGCCGGGCTGCGGGCCCTCAAGCACGAACAGTTCGATCTGATGATCATCGATATCTTCATGCCGCACATGCGCGGATTCGAATCGATCCGGGTCTTCCACGAGCGGGCGCCCGCCGTTCCGCTGATCGCGATGTCGGGCTACGCTTTCGCGAATCTGAATTCGCCCGCACCCGATTTCCTTCGGATGGCGCTGGAGCTCGGTGCCGCGCGCTGCCTGCGCAAGCCTTTCACCCCGCTCGCACTGCTCGCCGCCATCAACGATTGCCTGGCCGAGCATCGTCCGGATGCCGCGATGACCTCGCCCGCGCGACTGGGTTAG
- a CDS encoding Crp/Fnr family transcriptional regulator, whose translation MVRPANGFLSALSADDYELIRPHLRTVDLPHDAVLVEAGETLKRAYFPHRGVISLVVNIAKGEHVQVAMIGRDSLLGTLSIMGDACALNTAVVLVSGVASVMDLDRLRGAADESSSLRASLTRHGLAVYAQVQQTAGCNAAHPVESRLSRCLLHTHDLSGDYRLLLTQEAMAQMIGARRNSVSLVANTLQQANFIHYSRGHIQIINLDGLRQTACECYATVKAQYDRLLGQR comes from the coding sequence ATGGTGCGCCCAGCCAACGGTTTCCTGTCTGCGCTGTCGGCGGACGATTATGAATTGATCCGCCCGCACCTGCGCACGGTCGATCTGCCCCATGACGCGGTGCTGGTCGAGGCCGGCGAGACGCTCAAGCGCGCCTACTTTCCCCACCGCGGCGTCATCTCTCTGGTGGTGAATATCGCCAAGGGCGAGCATGTACAGGTCGCGATGATCGGCCGCGACAGTCTGCTCGGGACGCTCTCGATCATGGGCGACGCATGTGCGCTGAACACGGCCGTCGTGCTGGTTTCCGGGGTCGCGTCCGTGATGGATCTCGATCGGCTGCGCGGCGCTGCCGACGAGAGCAGCAGCTTGCGGGCCTCGCTCACGCGCCACGGCCTGGCGGTCTATGCGCAGGTCCAGCAGACCGCGGGCTGCAACGCCGCCCATCCGGTGGAGTCGCGGCTGTCGCGCTGCCTGCTGCACACCCATGACCTCAGCGGCGACTACCGGCTGCTGCTGACCCAGGAGGCTATGGCACAGATGATCGGGGCGCGGCGCAACAGCGTGTCGCTGGTCGCCAACACCTTGCAGCAGGCCAATTTCATCCACTACAGCCGCGGACACATCCAGATCATCAACCTGGACGGGCTGCGCCAGACCGCGTGCGAATGCTACGCCACCGTGAAGGCGCAGTATGACCGGCTGCTCGGCCAGCGCTGA